AAGTTACAGACTGTCACCTTAGCACATGAGAAAGCCCCTTGCCAATAAGAAATCCACAGAAGGTGTTAAGGGAAAGAGGGAATGAttatagaggagaaaagaagagtaTGTTTTGGAGATCGTCCACTGGAAATACCCAAATTAAGGAGTATCAAATGCATTTCTTTGCAAGTCAAAGAAAACCTCACCGTGGTGGTTGACAAATTATTGTCCAGCGTTATGAGAAGTCTTGAGGAAGCCAGTCCACAGCTGGCACTCAGTGATGTCACTGGGACCCAAGCTTGTTCTGTCTTCCTTCTCATCCATCCTGAGCTAGTTGGCTTCTTGCAGAATGGCTCCTGCCCCTCCTGGCCTCACCCCTGCATTCTAGgcaaaaacaagaaggaaagagggaagagctaAGCCAGCAGTACTTTCCCCTTTATCAAGAAAGCAAAAGTGTCTCCCTTGAATCTCATTGGCCAGACCTGGGTCATGTGACTGCTTTGGCTGCTACAGGAAGCCTGGGAAATCAGGGAACAGAACTGTCTTAGATCAATCCCGACTTATTGCCTGAGGACTGATACATTGACAGCCTAAATAAAATCGGGGTTCTCTTAGGGAAGAAATGGGGAAGAATGAGTATGGAGTAGATCATTAACAATGGCCGCTACACATGATATCAAGGGTAAACTCTGAGAAAATCAAGACATTACAGGAGAGATTCACTCATGTATAAAAATGGCTGCATCTTCACAGTGGCTTTTCTGATCAGGAGGTTCTGCAGGGGATGAGTCATTGGACCTAGAGATAATTCTAGAAAGAGAGGAGAGTAATCAGGCCCCTTTCTCTCAGAGAATTTGCTTTTCCTCTGTTCTTCGAAAAGACCTCATTTTTATGGGAGACAGAATTGAACCTTTGGTAGCCAGCTAATCATAGACTCCAGTGTCGCTGTGAATGGGTAACAgtgttgattattttaaataacaggcATCTGCCTTGTGCTATATGAGAAGAGATTTGGGCTCCTTCAGAAGAATGCAGGCGATGAAGCTTTGAACTTCATCATGGCCATCAAAACAGTAAGCATCTCCTGGGTAGAGAGCCTTCCCTTAAAAAGCGTTTACAGAACCTAACAAGTGAGCGTCACAGTGTTTCCCAAGAGTGGCATCCACCCGTATTTCATTAAAGTAGTTAAGtgttcattttaatgtgttgcatattttcatgaatgaatgtgcatatatgtacatataataaaAAAGCACATTCAGTTGTTGTCAGGCAAGGTGAAAGTAGGTATTTCCGTTAAAGGTCAGTTGATTAAAGTACTACTTCAAAGAGTCTGaaaattttcagattaaaatttGGGGGATTGTTTAGGTTGTATGTAGAGATAGCAGACCCTGTGAAACTGGTTTTAGGAATGGCTGAAGTTTGGAAATTATTGGAACTGGAAATGGATATGAGATTtgtatcctttcttctttttttacgTTTAGGTCATAAGATCAATTTTTTTATGAAACACATCCAGTGGAAAAGCATCCCAAAGATGACTTTCATATGTCCCTGGAGGGTCGGGCTGGGGACTGGTGCTGAGAGCCCTGAGGCGTCCTTGGAATTCCGGCCTTTAGGGGAGCAAAGGGTGCAGTTGTTTAGAACGCTTCTCTCAAGGAGTGCAAGTTGTCTTTGAGAGAAAGAGACACGGGGGTGAAAAGGCATTTGTGTTTCCCACAGATGATGAGCACGTTTGGGAGGATGATGGTCACGCCAGTCGAGCTGCACAAAAGCCTCAACACCAAGGTCTGGCAGGCGCACACTCTGGCCTGGGACACCATTTTCAAATCGGGTAACGTGGCCACATGTGCCCAGCAACCCTGTCTCCGGAGCTGCTGCCGGAAGGTCTGGATGATCTTGGCCTCAGCACCCCATCCTTTGATGGAGTTGCTCCTCCGGATTCTTTTGGGCTTTGCAAACTCATGAATTTGGGGATTGCCCTGGTGCAGATGAATTCTAGGAAAAGGCAGGAGGTAGTTTTCTGTAGTCTTCTTTGGGAACTAGGAGTGGTTAAAAGCAAGACCTTTGGAGTCAAAGattcctgggttcaagtcccagctctgtcattgGGTGTGGTGGCTTGGCCAAATGCACTCTTTTTCATCCTCAGTTGTCTCGCCTCTAAAATGGGTTAatagtggtagtagtagtagtagtagtagtatgtACCTCAGTACAACTGTTTTCAGTTCTAATATAGATAACTTAAAACCTGGCATATGATTTAGTgggaactgtcactgtttcctgccaagaaaatatgtaatataatttctgcaaaacctaaaaaaaaaaaaaaaacctggcatAGTCCAATATCTCAATGGATCAGAGCTATTTCTGCTACAGGATGAAGGGAATATTTGGTGCTAAGTATTGTTCtgagtatacacacacacactcatttaattctcacagaaaCCCTGTAAAGTAGGGTTTTCTATTAGGCCTGAGTGATGGAACTGAGACACAAAATTAAGTAACTTTATCAAGATTGCATGCTAGGTAATGGCAAAACCAGGGCTGAAGCCAGGCAGAGATCTAACTGTAACTGCTGTGCCATTTATTGTCATCATTTTTACCATCATCACCATGATTATTATGGTGGTGGCTTGTACGATGGATTGAAGTGAGGGAGGTGCATGCCTAGAATGTACTTGACAAACATCACCATTATTGTCAGCAGGCATGGgcactgcatgtgtgtgtgtatgtgtatgtttatgtttGATAACAATGGGGGAGGGGTTCTCCTCTCCTCTGATGCCAGGATTTGGGAGCCAAATCCCACTGTGTCTGTATCAGTGACCATATCTGCTAGATGCTTGGATATGGGACCAAGTTCTGATTCTGAGAACGGACCCAAATGCCACCTCTGTCTCATGATGACCTCTCTCTCATGATGACCTCTCTCTCCCAAGCTCTAACCTCTTCCTACTCAAAACGTGACTGCAGATCCAGCAACAGCATCCCCTGGTAGCTTGTTAGAAATCAGACTTCCAGGCCCACCCCAGACTctagaatcagaatctgcattttaagaagaTGCCCGGGGGATTCTTGTGCACGTTAATATTTGAGAAGCCCTGCTCCTGTGGGCATTGGTCAGTGCTTGCTGACCTAACAACAAGGCAGTATTAGCTCATCTAACAAATTGTCAGATTGCCTGCAAAGACCCTTTAGATGTTACAAGGAGAATTTGATCCTGGGTTCCATTtcactcttttcctcctcctAATTTTCAGCTGATtgcctctccctttttctcttctccaacaGTCAAATCTTGTGTCGACAACCGGTTAGAGAAATATTCCGAGCAGCCCAGCATGGATTTCATTAGTGATATTTATCACCACAATCAGCTTTCAAAGAAGGAATTGTATGCGGCTGTGACGGAGCTCCAGCTGGCTGCGGTGGAAACGGTAAGGGTGGGCCCGGTTTTAGTTTGCTAAATCGACGGGCTGTAAAATCTTTTTCATGATGAATTTTACGTAGTCATTCAACTCACCTATTCCATAAGGATTAACTGAGCATTAGCTTAGCAGACATAAAAATTCTCATACTAGAAATGTGCAGGAGACCCAGAGCACAGCCTTTGTGCTTAAACATATGATAGAAAAATTCATGTGCTTTAGAGACAGAAATCCGGTTCAGGGTATAAGTGCCACGACAAATATGCAAAATGCGACAGGAGGGattttccctggtggcacagtggtcgagagtccgcctgccgatgcgggggacgcgggtttgtgccccggtccgggaggatcccacgtgccgcggagcggctgggcccgtgagccatggccgctgggcctgcgcgtccggagcctgtgccccgcaagccacagcagtgcgaggcccgcgtaccgcaaaaaacaaaacaaaaaatgcgACAGGAATTAAGAAGCAGTAAAATCCTACACCACAGCAAGGTAGATCATCTAGGTGTTTAAAAACTGGATATATTTTAGGCTGTGCATGTTACCTCAAAGTGCCTAACTGTGGATGTTATTTAGTCTAAAAACATTGGAATACTCTCTGCAAttccaataatatttttttctgcttaaaattgTCAACAGAGGGAGTTTGGGAAACACTTGATTTCAATTTAAAGGAAACAGCTAATTTTAAATACCAAAGTTCTATCCCCAATGTGGTTGATACTCCTAGTAGGTACACAATACAGCCAAACTCCAAACATAAATACTGACAAGTATTCAGGTGGGTTTCATCATCTTTGGTTCACTTTTTGAGCTGTCACTggagtgatgataataatattcCTCACAGGCCCCAACACCTCATACACGTATCATCTCTAAGAAAAATGTGTACCAGGTCATATCTGTTCCATGTTTCCCCCTTTCTGTAGTGTTTCTGGTCTGAACAAAAAGTAGGGTTTTCTACATCAGGGAATAGCAAGGTTCTCATTTCTCCTCATGCTCCAGAAGGCTGTCAAAAGTGGggacttgggggcttccctggtggcgcagtggttgagagtccgcctgccgatgcaggggacacgggttcgtgcccccgtccggggagatcccacatgcagcggagccgctgggcccgtgagccatggccactgagcctgcgcgtccggagcctgtgctccacaacgggagaggccacagcagtgagaggcccgcgtaccgcaaaaaaaaaaaaaaaaaaaaaaaaaaaagtggggacttgggcttccctggtggcacagttgttgagaatctgcctgccagtgggtTTGTGGCCNNNNNNNNNNNNNNNNNNNNNNNNNNNNNNNNNNNNNNNNNNNNNNNNNNNNNNNNNNNNNNNNNNNNNNNNNNNNNNNNNNNNNNNNNNNNNNNNNNNNNNNNNNNNNNNNNNNNNNNNNNNNNNNNNNNNNNNNNNNNNNNNNNNNNNNNNNNNNNNNNNNNNNNNNNNNNNNNNNNNNNNNNNNNNNNNNNNNNNNNNNNNNNNNNNNNNNNNNNNNNNNNNNNNNNgagaggcccgcgtaccgcaaaaaaaaaaaaaaaaaaaaaaaaaagtggggacttgggcttccctggtggcgcagttgtggagaatctgcctgccagtgggtttgtgccctggtctgggaggatatgccgtggagcaactgggcccgtgagccacaactactgagcctgcgcgtctggagcctgtgctccgcaacaagagaggccacgacagtgagaggcccgtgcaccgcgatgaacagtggcccccgctcgccgcaactagagacagccctcgcacagaaacgaagacccaacacagccaaaaatgaaaataaattaataaataaattaaaaaaaaaaaaaagcggggacTTATGTCAACTCATTTTTCTGTTAAATCCCTAACCCCGAGAGGCTCTTTAGAATGATGGAAATAAAGCTTAacccattattctttttttttttcagctggaaTGTGAGCTCCATGACAGTGATGACTTGATTTTGTCCTTGCTATTCCTAGGGTGTGGAATAGAagttggcacatagtaggtgctcaacaaatacttgttcaataaatgaaagaattcagGAATTATGGagtgtctgctatgtgccaggcactgtttcgGGTACTTGAGAGGCCACGATGAACCAGTTCCCCTCATGGAACTTAAGTGGTCTTGGGGCACAGATGAtagacatgtaaataaatattgaaataggATCATTTCAGATAGTGATCCAGGACCTGGAGGAAGCCATCAGGGTGAAGTCATAGAGAGGTAGGGGAGGTCGTCTGAGATGTCATACTGGAGCTGACACTGGAATAACGAGAAGGAGCCACCCAAGGGAAGAGCTGGGGGAAGACCActccaagcagaggaaacagcacatgTGGTCAGAGTTGACGGGAGAACACGATGGGCCCTGTTAACCAGGAGCCTTTGTGAGGCATTTGGATTTACTGCACCTGTGATGGAAATCTCTTGGAGTGTTTTAAACAAGGGAGGCACTTAATCAGATTGATGTTTTGTAAAGTGGGCTCTGGCTGGTGGATGGAGAATGGACCTAGCAGAGAGAGAGTGGAAGCAGCAAGGCCAGCTATGAGATGTGTCTCCTCCATGGAGGTCAAGCCGGGATCCTTTGTGCCCATGAGGTTTCTCAGGCCACTTCCCCTCCATTCAGCCCCTGCAGTTATCCTAAAAGGCCAGGGCTGTCTTACAGGGCTTTGGTGAAAGCTACTGTAATCTGCCTTTTGGAAACTCTATTTGGTACTTGTGGTAAGGGACCCACTGATATGGctcaatctgtttctttttttagtccTGGGTATTCTGAAAGTCACATTTGGAAAATCAGAGAAATTTGAAAGTGTATCTAATTTGGTGGCTACGCCctcttcctgttttgtaaatTGGACTCTTGTAATAATGACATCCACAGTTTATTTGCAGCTGAGGCTGACAGTCCTCTGACGGGAAGAAGGCTACTTGGAGGCATCTtcttccaaaaataataaataccattGGCTCCAAATTGTCCTGCACTTGGCTCATTTATGTGAGTGGCACATAGCACTTAGCAAAAGCGTCTTCATGTCTGCAGAGAGGACACAATGACCATTTTTATGGGACTATTTGGCTTAAATTAGACAAAAATAGGCCTAAAGACAAATACATCAGACTACCAGTGGTGAGTATTATGAAGCTAAAAGCTGCACTGGCTGTTTCTgccaatattttttctcttctcattgcctttggaaaggaaataaagaatgccACTTAAAAGGCCACGAGTCTTTGTCAGAAATTGTGGCTGGTTCTTTGAAATACTCAACTGGACGCTAGAATTTCTTATTTTGGTGTTGGCCGCCTCCTACCAGGGCTCTTTCCTTGAGGCTGAAACCCTGGGTACAGataatgcctttttatttttgtggtaacTTTTGAGGGTGTGgcaaaaaaatctttcttttaaattccagGAATGCAACTTCTTGTGCATTTGcattgcaaaatttttaaaaaaaagacttttattaGCAACACTCTTAGgctctccatccctctctccccactcaattttcatattattttctatattaaacaattaacaaatttcattttgagataattatagattcacatgcaattctaagaaaaaaaatagagaggatCCCTTAATCCTTCACCAAGTTTCCCTCAATGGTAACATGTGCATAAGATAAACTATCACAACCTGGAAATTGATACTGTTGCAATCGCCCATCTGACTCTCATTGGGCCAGCTCTACATGCCCTCATTTTGTGTTCAATTTTTGTACCAAACTATATTTTGCGTCCTAATGCAGCTGATTATTTAAAGAATTCTACTTTGATTCCCTCAGGAAATAAGCTATTATTCATTGATGTGTTTTATAAACTAAATCTGACTTTTCATACAGGGCGTTTGTTTGAAGCACAGCCAAGAAGGACATGTAGAAAAGCGTCACTCACAATGTTTTCATGACAAGGTGGTAGGCATCACCTTTGGTTCAGCTCATATTGGTTTTAAGGCAGTTTATTTGCAGAAAACTCAAGTTTATGTCCATTTGGCTTTCAGACAGCAAACAGCTTAATGTGGATTCTCTACAATTTATCTCGTAATCCCCACGTGCAACAAAAGCTTCTTAAGGAAATTCAGAGTGTACTGCCTGAGAATCAGATGCCACGGGCAGAGGATTTGAGGAATATGCCATATTTAAAAGCCTGTCTGAAAGAATCTATGCGGTAAGAACACGTGCCTAAGCCAATATGAATATGTCAGAAGGCTGTTCTCTCCAACACATAATAAGGGGTGCCCTCCCACAGGTGGCTCCCACAGTTGATTCGTACACATTTACcaagctaccaaaaaaaaaaaaaaagagagcctcTGGACCATATTCCTTTCCTATTACTCATTTCCTAAATCATTTGGGCAAATTCTATTAAATCTTGGAAAGTCAGAGTCTTGCCCTTtaaatcagtaataataatactcTAATGGACGCTATAAGCAATAATTAAGATTAGGGGCACGATGGAAGGATGTGAGATGAAAGCTCAGCAAGGAACCATATTATTATATGGTAAGACATAGAGACACCTTTGTTTTTGAGCCTCTGTATaaaatgttctttgaaaattctttttctggaaaacagCTCACAATGTCTTGGGGTCCGAAGGAAATATCTTTAACTTCATGAAGGGTAGTTAGGAGAAACCAAGAACAAACAACAAGCTTGAGGGTGAAGCATGTCAATGTATACATTTGAATGTGTACGGGAAATGAAACCGAACAAACACTATTCACTATGAAGTTAATAGTGAAGCTATTAAGCAGGCTTGTACTTGGGGGTTTAACCAACACAATAagataaagaatataaacaaGAGGTGTAAATATtgggaagaaagagacagaactTCCTTGTAAAGAGTTGGGATCATGTTCCTTTTTTGAGAACTCAGGCAGCAACTATTTATTTAACCAGAATCTGCATTCCCTTGAGCCAGAACTTGGTCCGTGCCCACTTTGACgtctctgattttgttttttcaggcTTACCCCGAGTGTGCCATTTACAACTCGGACTCTTGACAAAGCAATGGTTCTGGGGGAATATGCTTTACCCAAAGGAGTAAGTAGAATTTGTACAGTCTGTACCTTACCCTTTTCAAATATCCGTCAGATCTCCCTAAACGTTTCTACTGGGAGAGCATTCATTTTGGAAATGTGTAGATTGCAGTATATAGTTGACGTGTTGTGTAGTCTAGCATTAGGAATAATGGTTATGgagacagacctggattcaagtATAGCCTTGAGTGAGTTACATAACCTCtgcgagcctcagttttctcatctgtaaaatgggagtaataaaaCCTACCACatgggattgttgtgagaatgtgatgtaaaattttaaagttcatgACCTATTTATTGTGCCAGTATCACCTGACACATTTCAAGCACTCAATACATGTTGGCATTCATCATTATTATACATTTGTGGGTTACTTTCACATTTGTAAGGTGATGGCTTTTGTAAATTTTGCTATTCAAACGTTTTCTTTAagtgctttgtgtttctgtgtgtttttagACAGTATTGATGCTAAATACCCATGTGTTGGGGTCCAatgaagaaaattttgaagatTCAAGTCAGTTTAGACCCGAACGATGGCttcaagacaagaaaaagatcaACCCTTTTGCCCATCTTCCATTTGGCATtgggaaaagaatgtgcattGGTCGCCGATTAGCCGAGCTTCAGCTCCACTTGGCTCTCTGCTGGGTAAGACCCTGATGGGATTTCTGCAGCTGTATTCTGGGCTATTCCTCAAGGCAGGAGAAGAGGGGTGATTCTGCTTTTTTGTGCTTCTGTGTTCCAGATCGTCCGCAAATATGACATCGTGGCCACGGACAAGGAGCCTGTGGAGATGCTGCACTTGGGCATCCTGGTACCCAGCCGACAGCTCCCCATCGCTTTCTACCAGAGATAGGAGGCCTCAGGTGATCATCTGGGGTGTGGAGAATGGCCAAGAGGTGAGCCAAGCTTGGAAGTCAACCATACTTGGCTTGGAGTCCCTGCTCACTGTTGGTTCACTGGGTGACCTTGAacagttacttaatctttctgccttcacttttttttttcatttgtaaaatggggaccaAAAGAGTATCCATCCAGAAGGATGATATGAATACAGAATAcctagcccagagcctggcatcaACTAAGTACTCCAAAATGCAAGCTGCTTGTCATggtttttgcatgtgaatatcggGGTGGggggcaaactttttctgtaaaggaccagttggcaaatattttaggttttgcaggacATAAGGCCTCTCTCACACCCACTTTACTCCACCTCAGTGCAGCCTGAGACAACTGGTCAATGAATAGGGGTGActattgtattagttttttattgttgccataacaaattactaaaACAAATTACTTACAAATTACTAAAACTTGTATTAAATAGcacacatgtattattttatcattctCTAGGTCAGAAATTCAACACAGCTCTTGCCAGGATAGAATCAAGTTGTCATTTGGCGggactgtgttcctttctggaagctctaggggaggatctaTTCCCTTACACATTtcagttgttg
This region of Physeter macrocephalus isolate SW-GA chromosome 14, ASM283717v5, whole genome shotgun sequence genomic DNA includes:
- the CYP24A1 gene encoding 1,25-dihydroxyvitamin D(3) 24-hydroxylase, mitochondrial isoform X2, with the protein product MSSPIGKSRSLAAFLQELRSLGQPPRPVTSTACAPRRPREVPLCPMMEQGEAQDAAALPGPTKWPLLGSLLEILWKGGLKKQHDTLAEYHKKYGKIFRMKLGSFDSVHLGSPCLLEALYRTESAYPQRLEIKPWKAYRDYREEGYGLLILEGEDWQRVRSAFQKKLMKPVEIMKLDNKINEVLADFTGRIGELCDERGRVEALYGELNKWSFESICLVLYEKRFGLLQKNAGDEALNFIMAIKTMMSTFGRMMVTPVELHKSLNTKVWQAHTLAWDTIFKSVKSCVDNRLEKYSEQPSMDFISDIYHHNQLSKKELYAAVTELQLAAVETTANSLMWILYNLSRNPHVQQKLLKEIQSVLPENQMPRAEDLRNMPYLKACLKESMRLTPSVPFTTRTLDKAMVLGEYALPKGIVRKYDIVATDKEPVEMLHLGILVPSRQLPIAFYQR
- the CYP24A1 gene encoding 1,25-dihydroxyvitamin D(3) 24-hydroxylase, mitochondrial isoform X1 → MSSPIGKSRSLAAFLQELRSLGQPPRPVTSTACAPRRPREVPLCPMMEQGEAQDAAALPGPTKWPLLGSLLEILWKGGLKKQHDTLAEYHKKYGKIFRMKLGSFDSVHLGSPCLLEALYRTESAYPQRLEIKPWKAYRDYREEGYGLLILEGEDWQRVRSAFQKKLMKPVEIMKLDNKINEVLADFTGRIGELCDERGRVEALYGELNKWSFESICLVLYEKRFGLLQKNAGDEALNFIMAIKTMMSTFGRMMVTPVELHKSLNTKVWQAHTLAWDTIFKSVKSCVDNRLEKYSEQPSMDFISDIYHHNQLSKKELYAAVTELQLAAVETTANSLMWILYNLSRNPHVQQKLLKEIQSVLPENQMPRAEDLRNMPYLKACLKESMRLTPSVPFTTRTLDKAMVLGEYALPKGTVLMLNTHVLGSNEENFEDSSQFRPERWLQDKKKINPFAHLPFGIGKRMCIGRRLAELQLHLALCWIVRKYDIVATDKEPVEMLHLGILVPSRQLPIAFYQR